In Sorghum bicolor cultivar BTx623 chromosome 8, Sorghum_bicolor_NCBIv3, whole genome shotgun sequence, one genomic interval encodes:
- the LOC110429928 gene encoding uncharacterized protein LOC110429928, producing MVDSRSVIEQAHEIQALAKELEQFPCVLSEKFVAGGIIAKLPPSWKDFATSLKHQRKEFGLAELMGTLDVEEKTRAKDTHGKGVQSSSANVVQKKKQFAFRNKKKNKQENKQGANPKPKQTVTFKKKKADGGYFVCGSDDHWASGCPDRKFKREEKKSVNMVIVEAEGGTSGPATLEPY from the exons ATGGTTGATAGCCGTTCTGTGATTGAACAAGCACATGAGATACAGGCACTAGCTAAGGAACTAGAACAATTTCCTTGTGTGTTATCTGAAAAGTTTGTGGCCGGTGGTATAATCGCGAAGTTGCCACCTTCTTGGAAGGATTTTGCTACTTCTCTAAAACATCAGAGGAAAGAGTTTGGTCTTGCCGAACTCATGGGaactcttgatgttgaggagaaGACGAGGGCAAAAGATACACATGGGAAAGGCGTTCAGTCTTCTAGTGCCAATGTGGTGCAGAAGAAAAAACAATTCGCATTCCGtaataagaaaaagaacaagcaagagaacAAGCAAGGAGCAAATCCAAAGCCAAAGCAAACTGTGActtttaagaagaaaaaggcaGATGGAGGCTACTTTGTTTGCGGTAGCGATGACCACTGGGCGAGTGGTTGTCCAGACCGCAAATTTAAACGAGAAGAGAAAAAGTCAGTAAACATGGTCATTGTCGAGGCTGAAGGAGGAACATCTGG GCCGGCAACACTGGAGCCTTACTGA
- the LOC110429679 gene encoding uncharacterized protein LOC110429679, translated as MGEDLVTTLSMENGGGGGHHGPCTLLSMDPSGYLSAPDDRAVGVMVQALIRGAVGVGARAHAVSPSGTPPPDINQPWQMDLYDMLDVGLGPQVYSAEAVLSCAPKAGSRKAAKRGDTTWGAWFFFTFYFKPLLSNKCKDKVVRDNSGVSGFDKSDLRLDMFLVLPTSSS; from the coding sequence ATGGGGGAAGACCTTGTCACCACCCTGTCCATggagaacggcggcggcggcggccaccacGGCCCCTGCACGCTCCTCTCCATGGACCCGTCGGGCTACCTCTCCGCGCCGGACGACCGCGCCGTCGGAGTCATGGTGCAGGCCCTCATCAGAGGGGCCGTCGGCGTCGGCGCCCGCGCCCACGCCGTGTCGCCCTCCGGCACGCCTCCGCCCGACATCAACCAGCCCTGGCAGATGGACCTCTACGACATGCTGGACGTCGGCCTCGGCCCGCAGGTCTACAGCGCCGAGGCCGTGCTCAGCTGCGCTCCCAAGGCTGGGAGCCGGAAGGCTGCCAAGCGCGGGGACACCACCTGGGGCGCctggttcttcttcaccttctattTCAAGCCCCTTCTGTCCAACAAGTGCAAGGACAAGGTCGTCCGGGACAACAGCGGCGTCTCCGGGTTCGACAAGTCGGACCTCCGCCTTGACATGTTCCTGGTGCTTCCCACAAGCAGCAGCTAG